From a single Prosthecobacter algae genomic region:
- a CDS encoding Eco57I restriction-modification methylase domain-containing protein, whose translation MPAPEIIRSLEAHKRWLGYLQPDGLVVSAAALVDKGHYYQEAQRQRQIELIDHLSTAQSYDEETGTVEVTDFKAFAIDFLQWPAQEWVNAADLPDSCHILLKESTEVLAPFAALHLPRSQREQLSADQSPFQLLLYPSGHPEGEFDKVYENQANTWETTATRRLERLLRETGIPIGLLYSKSAIRLVYAPKGENPGHLTFRYADMLSTMGRPILGALDLLLGRPMLFLGDARNQLPALLQHSRTMQASVSTALAEQVLESLYELVRGFQAADARVHGDLLRGPMARDPDEVYHGLLTVLLRLVFLLFAEDRGLLPSSSLFNQHYSLHALFERLRRDAALHHDTMDQRFGSWPQILTLSRLIHSGCYHRDLAMPARLGHLFDPQRFPFLEGRSDDRSDVRDPAHSLPTVSDGTLYRVLEKLLILQGERLSYRTLDVEQIGSVYQTMIGFTLEIAQGTSIALKPAKSKGVPAFLDLDALLAAEPGKRAEQLQKTTDHKITGKAATALKDALSHDDLIAALERKIAHAASPEKAPPGSLILQPTDERRRSGSHYTPRALTAPIVKKTLEPILARLGDKPTPQQILDLKVCDPAVGSGAFLVEGCRQLGDALVSAWQHYGDRPVIPPDEDELLHARRLVAQRCLYGVDRNPMATDLAKLSLWLATLAKDHPFTFLDHSLRSGDALVGLSKKQIIAFHWDLSSDQAKQRQLGEDQLEKSIEVAINKRIGILEGGDHMLPGFKAELLQAADTALEKARRTGDLCVAAFFNGDKPRARAELRDRYLDTLIEIASTKDAKENFTKTNEVKAIVAQLRQGAPHPVLPFHWEIEFPEIFARGNAGFDAFVGNPPYAGKNTISAGNADNYAPFLQHQHLNSHGNADLAAHFFRRAYNHVREHGNVGFVTTNTIGQGDTRESGLAWLCTKASPNAEIYSAERRIKWPGIAAVTVSTVHLHRGIFTGDRYLDGKKTSFISAYLFHGGSHNSPETLIENSTLSFQGAIPLGNGFFFDDTKVDKGSWPVSLMHHLLDRTPVNGSVVLPYIGGSELLNNPTHTPHRHVIYFGGMSEESARQFSDLFALIEERVKPERETNNRESRKLNWWRFGELATKMFEAKASYKTQLAHSFGPFTHLAFCRIPANIIIGGPHVCILDRGNAQFACLQSRVHMTWVQMMSSSFQDGLRYTPSDCFETFPFPVGWETDSALEAAGQAYYEFRAELLVTNSEGLTSTYNRFHDPEETAPGILRLRELHTAMDHAVLTAYGWSDLMETGRTVCDFIPDYYDEPEEEGGDPVPKSIRYRWPDATRDEVLARLLKLNAERHAQEVRQGLHSSTAQKAAQKTPAKKATQKAAKKEVPKQPASNQEDTPRLAQASLQFGPEDLALFQAPVVPDGRRPPSAPRIKESDPNIYATALVAALLHEAQGPLPWKRLRDSYILATIPRLMASHALPDDRQRVESWRKTWDQVAGPEHLLQALINLGGRKLAVEERPSGEPVFQLQDGFVMNPEPHVCYDAWLALRISEPFAEEVELELEEFDLAQLDQKVFALAA comes from the coding sequence ATGCCTGCCCCAGAGATCATTCGTTCCCTTGAAGCCCACAAGCGCTGGCTCGGCTACCTCCAGCCGGACGGCCTCGTCGTCTCCGCCGCTGCCCTGGTGGACAAAGGCCACTACTATCAGGAAGCCCAGCGCCAGCGTCAGATCGAACTCATTGATCACCTCAGCACCGCTCAGAGTTACGATGAAGAAACCGGCACCGTGGAAGTCACCGACTTCAAGGCCTTCGCCATCGACTTCCTGCAATGGCCCGCCCAGGAGTGGGTGAACGCCGCCGATCTGCCTGACTCCTGCCACATCCTGCTGAAGGAAAGCACAGAGGTTCTCGCGCCATTCGCCGCCTTGCATCTCCCTCGCAGCCAGCGTGAGCAACTCTCGGCAGACCAGTCACCGTTCCAGCTTCTGCTCTATCCTTCCGGCCATCCCGAGGGCGAGTTTGATAAGGTCTATGAAAACCAGGCCAACACCTGGGAGACCACCGCCACTCGGCGTCTGGAGCGCCTGCTGCGTGAGACAGGCATCCCCATCGGGCTGCTGTATTCCAAGAGTGCCATTCGCTTGGTCTATGCCCCTAAAGGGGAAAATCCCGGCCACCTCACCTTCCGTTACGCGGACATGCTCAGCACCATGGGCCGCCCTATCCTCGGTGCCTTGGACCTGCTGCTGGGCCGCCCCATGCTGTTCCTGGGGGATGCTAGGAACCAACTCCCGGCACTGCTCCAGCACAGCCGCACCATGCAGGCCAGCGTCTCCACCGCCTTGGCAGAGCAGGTCTTGGAGAGTCTCTACGAACTGGTGCGCGGCTTCCAGGCTGCCGATGCCCGTGTCCATGGTGATCTGCTGCGTGGGCCGATGGCGCGTGATCCTGACGAGGTATATCATGGCCTGCTCACCGTCCTCCTTCGCCTCGTCTTCCTGCTCTTTGCGGAGGATCGCGGCCTGCTGCCCTCCAGTTCCCTGTTCAATCAGCACTACTCCCTCCACGCCCTCTTTGAGCGCCTGCGCCGGGATGCCGCCCTGCATCACGACACCATGGATCAGCGCTTCGGCTCCTGGCCGCAGATACTCACCCTCTCCCGCCTCATACACAGCGGCTGTTACCACCGGGACCTCGCCATGCCCGCCCGCCTGGGGCACCTCTTTGATCCGCAGCGCTTCCCCTTCCTGGAAGGTCGCTCCGATGACCGCAGCGATGTCCGTGATCCCGCCCACAGCCTGCCCACTGTATCCGATGGCACGCTCTACCGGGTTTTGGAAAAGCTCCTCATCCTCCAGGGGGAGCGCCTCTCCTACCGCACGCTGGATGTGGAGCAGATCGGCTCAGTGTATCAGACCATGATCGGCTTCACCTTGGAGATTGCCCAGGGCACCTCCATCGCCTTGAAGCCTGCCAAGAGTAAAGGCGTACCCGCCTTCCTGGATCTGGACGCCCTGCTGGCTGCCGAGCCTGGCAAACGCGCCGAGCAACTCCAGAAGACCACTGACCATAAAATCACCGGCAAGGCCGCCACCGCCCTGAAGGACGCCCTAAGCCATGACGACCTCATTGCTGCACTGGAGCGCAAGATCGCCCACGCCGCTTCCCCGGAGAAGGCACCGCCTGGCTCCCTCATCCTTCAGCCGACCGATGAGCGCCGCCGCTCCGGCTCACACTACACTCCGCGCGCCCTCACCGCCCCCATTGTCAAAAAGACCCTGGAGCCCATCCTCGCGCGGTTGGGGGACAAGCCCACGCCTCAGCAAATCCTCGACCTCAAAGTCTGCGACCCCGCCGTCGGTTCTGGTGCTTTTCTTGTAGAGGGCTGCCGCCAGCTCGGGGATGCCCTTGTGTCCGCTTGGCAGCACTACGGTGACAGGCCAGTCATCCCGCCGGATGAGGACGAGCTACTACACGCCCGCCGCCTCGTCGCCCAGCGCTGCCTCTACGGCGTGGATCGTAACCCCATGGCCACCGACCTCGCCAAGCTCTCCCTCTGGCTCGCCACCTTGGCCAAGGATCACCCCTTCACCTTCCTGGATCACTCCCTGCGCTCCGGCGACGCTCTCGTCGGATTGAGCAAGAAGCAAATCATCGCCTTCCACTGGGATCTTAGCTCAGATCAGGCCAAACAACGCCAGCTCGGCGAAGACCAGCTTGAGAAAAGCATTGAAGTCGCCATCAACAAGCGCATTGGCATTCTCGAGGGCGGCGACCACATGCTCCCCGGCTTCAAAGCCGAACTCCTTCAGGCCGCAGATACCGCACTCGAAAAAGCACGCCGCACCGGTGACCTCTGTGTCGCCGCCTTCTTCAATGGCGACAAACCCCGCGCCCGCGCCGAGCTGCGGGACCGCTACCTGGACACCCTCATCGAGATCGCCTCCACCAAGGATGCCAAAGAGAACTTCACCAAGACCAACGAAGTCAAAGCCATCGTCGCCCAGCTCCGCCAAGGCGCGCCGCATCCTGTCCTCCCGTTCCATTGGGAAATCGAGTTCCCTGAAATCTTCGCACGCGGGAACGCTGGATTTGACGCATTTGTGGGAAACCCGCCTTATGCCGGCAAAAACACAATATCGGCAGGTAATGCAGACAACTATGCACCTTTTCTGCAACACCAGCACCTCAACTCTCACGGGAACGCCGACTTAGCCGCCCACTTCTTTCGAAGGGCATACAACCATGTTCGAGAGCATGGCAATGTTGGTTTTGTCACTACAAATACGATAGGACAAGGTGATACTCGCGAGAGTGGTCTTGCTTGGCTTTGCACGAAAGCTTCGCCCAACGCAGAAATTTATAGTGCTGAACGCCGCATCAAATGGCCGGGAATTGCGGCAGTCACGGTCTCAACTGTTCACCTTCATAGAGGCATCTTCACCGGGGACAGATATTTGGATGGGAAAAAAACTTCTTTCATCAGTGCGTATCTGTTTCACGGCGGGAGCCATAATTCTCCCGAAACGTTGATCGAAAACTCTACCCTCAGTTTTCAGGGGGCAATCCCTTTAGGCAACGGCTTTTTCTTTGACGATACAAAGGTGGATAAAGGCAGTTGGCCAGTGTCATTAATGCATCACTTACTGGACAGGACTCCTGTCAATGGGTCCGTTGTATTGCCGTATATTGGAGGGTCGGAATTGCTAAACAACCCAACTCATACCCCCCACCGGCATGTAATCTATTTCGGGGGAATGTCTGAAGAGAGCGCACGACAGTTTAGTGACTTGTTCGCCCTCATCGAAGAACGAGTTAAGCCCGAGCGCGAGACTAATAATCGGGAATCCCGTAAGTTGAATTGGTGGAGGTTCGGCGAGTTGGCCACCAAAATGTTTGAAGCAAAGGCATCCTATAAAACACAACTGGCTCATTCGTTTGGACCATTCACACACCTCGCCTTCTGTAGGATACCCGCAAACATCATAATTGGCGGTCCTCATGTGTGTATCCTGGACAGAGGAAACGCGCAGTTTGCATGTCTCCAATCGAGAGTTCACATGACGTGGGTTCAAATGATGAGCTCATCATTCCAGGATGGCCTTCGCTACACCCCGAGCGACTGCTTCGAAACCTTTCCATTCCCAGTAGGGTGGGAGACCGATTCGGCGTTAGAGGCAGCGGGTCAGGCGTACTACGAGTTCCGTGCTGAGCTGTTGGTGACGAACAGCGAGGGGTTGACGTCAACCTACAATCGCTTCCACGACCCCGAGGAAACCGCCCCCGGCATCCTCCGTCTGCGCGAACTCCATACGGCCATGGACCACGCCGTCCTCACCGCCTACGGCTGGAGCGACCTCATGGAAACCGGCCGCACCGTGTGCGATTTCATCCCCGACTACTACGACGAACCCGAGGAAGAAGGCGGCGACCCCGTCCCCAAAAGCATCCGCTACCGCTGGCCCGACGCCACCCGCGACGAAGTCCTGGCCCGCCTCCTGAAACTCAACGCCGAACGCCACGCCCAAGAAGTCCGCCAAGGACTCCACAGCAGCACCGCTCAGAAAGCCGCCCAGAAAACCCCGGCCAAGAAAGCGACCCAAAAGGCGGCGAAGAAAGAGGTCCCCAAACAACCTGCTTCAAACCAGGAAGACACCCCGCGCCTAGCGCAGGCCTCCTTGCAATTTGGACCTGAGGATCTTGCTCTTTTCCAGGCACCGGTTGTTCCAGACGGTCGCCGGCCGCCTTCGGCTCCTCGTATCAAGGAGAGTGATCCCAACATCTATGCAACAGCATTGGTCGCGGCGTTGCTTCACGAAGCTCAAGGCCCATTGCCATGGAAGCGCCTTCGTGACTCCTACATCCTGGCGACAATCCCAAGACTGATGGCGAGTCATGCTCTGCCAGATGATAGGCAACGAGTAGAGTCCTGGAGAAAGACTTGGGATCAAGTCGCTGGCCCAGAACACCTGCTGCAAGCGCTCATCAACCTCGGTGGGAGGAAACTTGCAGTGGAAGAACGCCCGTCGGGCGAGCCTGTCTTCCAACTTCAGGATGGATTCGTCATGAACCCCGAACCACACGTTTGCTATGATGCCTGGTTAGCACTTAGAATTTCCGAACCCTTTGCAGAAGAAGTGGAGCTTGAATTGGAGGAGTTCGATCTGGCTCAACTTGATCAAAAAGTGTTTGCTCTCGCCGCCTGA